A genomic segment from Acidimicrobiales bacterium encodes:
- a CDS encoding AAA family ATPase: protein MTDWGEDGSTPEPPPWTPPEIRWEDLPPEGAAPEWAADLTAGSDGGGPEPHAPPQEDQPADQAEPPEQAPPLEASPFAKPLPRLMAIANQKGGVGKTTTAVNLGAALAEMGFRVLVVDLDPQGNATTGMGINGRNLELSIYDVLMRDVPMEDCIEPTSVKKLFVCPATIDLAGAEIELVPAFSRELRLRRGLDTVKEDFDYILIDCPPSLGLLTVNGLAAATEVVVPIQCEYYALEGLGQLLRNINLVQGALNPSLELGAIILTMFDARTNLAEQVAAEVRNHFGPKVCRSIVPRTVRLSEAPSFGQPIIVFDPSSRGAIAYRELAKEVSGGAPQRVG from the coding sequence GTGACCGATTGGGGAGAGGACGGTTCGACTCCCGAGCCGCCGCCATGGACACCGCCCGAGATCCGCTGGGAGGACCTTCCCCCAGAAGGCGCCGCCCCCGAGTGGGCCGCTGATCTGACGGCCGGCTCCGACGGCGGGGGGCCGGAGCCGCACGCTCCGCCCCAGGAAGACCAACCGGCCGACCAGGCAGAGCCGCCGGAACAGGCGCCTCCTCTGGAAGCGAGCCCGTTCGCCAAGCCCCTACCCCGGCTGATGGCCATCGCCAACCAGAAGGGCGGGGTCGGAAAGACCACCACCGCCGTGAACCTGGGGGCGGCCCTGGCCGAGATGGGCTTCCGGGTCCTGGTCGTGGACCTGGACCCCCAGGGCAACGCCACCACCGGGATGGGGATCAACGGCCGCAACCTGGAGCTGTCCATCTACGACGTGCTGATGAGGGACGTCCCGATGGAGGACTGCATCGAGCCCACCAGCGTGAAGAAGCTGTTCGTCTGCCCGGCCACGATCGACCTGGCCGGGGCGGAGATCGAGCTGGTGCCGGCGTTCAGCCGGGAGCTGCGGCTCCGGAGGGGCCTCGACACGGTCAAGGAGGACTTCGACTACATCCTCATTGACTGCCCCCCGTCCCTGGGCCTGTTGACCGTGAACGGGCTGGCGGCCGCCACCGAGGTCGTGGTCCCGATCCAGTGCGAGTACTACGCCCTGGAGGGCCTGGGCCAGCTGCTCCGGAACATCAACCTGGTCCAGGGGGCGCTCAATCCGTCCCTGGAGCTGGGGGCCATCATCCTCACCATGTTCGACGCCCGCACCAACTTGGCCGAGCAGGTGGCGGCCGAGGTCCGGAATCACTTCGGACCGAAGGTGTGCCGGTCGATAGTCCCCCGTACCGTCCGGCTGTCCGAGGCACCCTCGTTCGGCCAGCCGATCATCGTGTTCGATCCGAGCTCCCGGGGCGCCATCGCCTACCGGGAGCTGGCCAAGGAGGTCTCCGGTGGCGCGCCGCAGCGGGTTGGGTAG